DNA sequence from the Leptospirillum ferrooxidans C2-3 genome:
TCATTTCTTGGATAACTTCTTTTGTTTCTTCATTTGCATTGTTATCAACTATAATTAACTCATAATTTTCATAGGATTGATTGAAAACAGATTGAATAGCTTCCTTAATCAATTCCCCTGACCTATAAGCGGGAATTACGATTGATACCAATGGATCGGCCATACCATCTCCAGAAAAATTATCTTTTAATCCAACGTGCAAGCTAATCTCTCAAAACCAAAAAGATATGACGATTTGAGCCATTATCAAGATCTCTTAAAAATCATAGATAGAATAATTAGGCTAACGAAAAGAACTCATACTTGGCGAGCATGAAACAACCCTTCTTTTATCTCTATTAAGAATGAGCTTACCCCCTTCTGGTTCTTCCCTCTGAAGAGCCAGATCGTCTGGACTCACCCCCTCCCGAGCGATCATTTCCGGAGGAAGTTTTCTGGGGAGATCGACTCGAAGGCTTCGGGCGACCCGAGAAACCCCTCCTTCCCTGCCCATTATCGATAGGTTCCGCTTTGGCATTTGGATCTGGCTCGAATCCTGGAACCACCTCCCTCGGTAAAGATATCTTGATCAGACGCTCGATTCCTTCCAGAAGCTTGTGCTCATCGATACAGACAAGAGATATGGCCTCTCCTTCGGCACCAGCACGGGCGGTGCGTCCAATCCGATGGACATAATCTTCCGGAACGTTTGGAAGATCAAAGTTGACTACATGCGGAAGTTCCGAGATATCGATGCCCCGAGCCGCAATGTCCGTAGCGACCAGAACATGAAGGGTGCCGGTCTTGAACTCCGCAAGGGCATGTGTTCTCGCTCCCTGACTTTTGTTGCCATGGATTGCAAGGGAAGAGATTCCATCTTTATTCAACTGTTCCGCCAAACGGTTGGCCCCATGTTTTGTTCGCGTAAAAACCAGGATCTGAAACCAATCATGCTGCTTGATCAACTTTGAAAGAACCGCTCGCTTCTTGTCGCGATCGACGAGGTAGATCTTTTGGGACACCTTCTCGACCGGTTTTCCGCTAGGGGTGATTTCAATGAGAATCGGATCCTTTAAAATACTGCTTGAAAGACTCTTGATCTCATCCGAAAACGTCGCCGAAAACAGAAGATTCTGTCGAGTTTTCGGAAGAAGAGAGATGATCTTCCGGATATCCCGGATAAAACCCATATCCAGCATGCGGTCCGCTTCATCGAGAACCAGAATTTCGACATGCGAGAGATCCAGCGTTCTTTGCTGGACATGGTCGAGGAGACGCCCCGGGGTCGCAACCAGAATATCCACTCCCGTCCTTAATTTCTGAATCTGGGGATTGATGCTGACACCGCCAAAAATAACGGTTGAGGAGAGTTTCATATGCTTCCCGTACTCGACAACGGACTCCTCAACCTGAGCCGCAAGCTCACGGGTGGGAGTCAGGATAAGAGCCTTGACGGGAACCCTTCTTCCTTTTTCCTTTTTATCATTTTTTCTGGAAAGGATCTCAATGATTGGCAAGGTAAAACCCGCTGTTTTTCCGGTTCCAGTCTGGGCTCCGGCCATGAGGTCCCTTCCCGACAATACAGCCGGGATCGCAGCAACCTGGATCGGTGTCGGGGTCAGATAACCCCTTTCGGTAACAGCGCGCACAATTTCTTCGGAAAGGCCAAGAGCTGAAAAAGACATGGAAAGGATCCTGACGTTAAAAGGGGGTTGAGAACTTTGTATGAGGAGAAGTTTTACATCTGGCTTTTTTGGGGGAAGCGCGGCCGACCAAATAGCTCTTCTCTGGAAAAAGATAAACTAGACCTGAACAGTATACGCTTTTATCTCCCGATATTATAGCAAAAATCATTAATTCGAATTGTCAAAGAAGGCCATGGACCCCAACCCTGGGGGAAAAGAATATGCCCGTTTCGCCATATTACTCTTCCTAAATTCAGGGAATAGCAGACACAGGAATAAACATCGGGGAAGGATGTGGGTTTTTATTTCCTTCCAGAAGCGAAAATCCTAGGCTTGTGTAGAAATCAATAGCCTGGGGGTCTGCATCCAAATACATGCCGAAACAGCCTATGGACTCAGATGAAATTTTTACGAGGTCAAAGGCGAGGTTGATTAATTGCTTCCCTAATCCGGCTCTTGAATCCCTTTTATTGACCCCCAACATGATCAAACGAACACAGGGAATAGTCTTCGGTAAAGAACCAAGGTTCAAGGCAGTTAGCTGATTCATAGAAATCGAGTGATTTGCAATCGTGAAAAAACCAACGAAGCGATCATTTTGGCTGGTATCTAAAAGGGCATAGCCTACACTGAACCCTTGCATTATCTGATTTCTTAATGAAGATCGAACAAAACTGTCAGTAACACTATGCCCACAATTAAACTTCTTGTAGTCAGTATAAATTTTTTGAGGGTCAAAAAGCTCAATAATAAAACTCACTCATTCCTTACCGGTAGTCTAGGAAGGCTACGCAGTTCGATCATCTTGTCAGTGGGCATTGGATGAGCCTGCAACAAGCGGGAAAGCAGAATCTGACCTTCTTCTGAGAGAGCAATCGAAGTATGGTCCCGTAGGATTGCTCGCGCCTTTTCGATGGCAGCGGCAAGCATGAATGAAGATAAATCCAACCCGTCAAGAATAGCCGCCTTACTAAGCAGTTCTTTGGCTTCCTTCGTAGTTTTTAACTCAACGCGGGCATTTTTGACTGCAATTGTACTCATAGATCCCTCCTACGTCTTTGATCATACGGACGATGAACGTATATGTCAATGAATAGCCTCATCTCAATATGGTATGAATCTGAAAGAAGGGAGGTAACCGTCAATGGAGCGAAGGTCTGTTTTAAACCTCTGTCACGGATATCTCGGAAGCTCGACTGTACGGCCCACGACCTGATGCCGGGATGTGATGACAACCAGAACAGCATCCCCATCAAAGACGCGAATTCAGTCACCAGATCCTTTTTGTTCCGTTGCTCAAGAGCGATTTTCAATCGTGTCTCTGTGCCGATGTCATGGTCGGGACCAAGCTCAAACATCGATGGAATCCGATCTATTGCAATAAACTGTTTTTTTAGACAGGTACCGGAGAGTTCAAGAAAAGATGGAAGGCCCTGAGGATGGTCCCAATGACCACCATCAGGGAAAGTGAACCGGAGGGGTGAGGACGACGGGCACTTCCCCCCGGCTGACAACATTGCAGACTTTCTGAAGAAAACTGAAGAGTGGAAAAAAGTGAGGGTCCCGTCGTTTCCTTTCACTTTGGCGGAAGGGGGATAACTCCAATCCATTTCGGGTCACATGCCCCTGTATCCGAATGGACCGTTGAAGTAAAGGGTAACGGTCCCCATTGGGGTCACCGTTCTGGGATAATTGTCCTGATAAATGGGCATCGCCACACCGGCACCCCATGTCGCGGCAAACTTTGGAGTGGATGGCCAGGTCATCTCAATCTCTGGAGCCCACCATAGAAAAGAAAACTCCGGAGCGTTTGACGGTCCAAAGATCAGATTTTCTCCGCTTTGGGACTGTCCGTAGATTTCCAGAAGATAGCCAGCACCCCAATCGGTATTGATCACATGTTCGAATGCCCCCGCATAATACAAAAGGTTTCCATCGACCATATGGTATCCGGGGGTCATATTCTGGGTAATGCCATTGTTGAAGGTATACCCGACTCCGACTGTCGAGGGATTCTCGATAATGTCACCTGCCTGCAAATAGATCATGAATGGCTTGAAATGCTTTCTCACAAGTAACATGACCGCTTCATTATACGTACCGTTTCCCAGCTGATCGGCCCCGAAGTCCTGCGGGTTCAGATTCTGGTACTGCCCACTCGGAATCCAGAAATCGAAGGTCAGGGCGATTGCCGGCCTGGCAAAGGGTAGGTAGACGTCCTCATCGCTTGTCAGACCCCATTTGACTTCAAAATGGGTATTCCCTACTCCGAAGTGGCTGGAAGAAGTTCCCTGAGGCGTTAAAGGGAAACCCTGCCAGTTCTGGACCAGAGGAATGAAGCTATCAAACTCCAGGTTATGACCAAGTCCTATCGCAAGACGCATGGGCATATACAGAGACGAGCTTCCTGGTGAAAGCCCATCATATGCAAAGGGCTCAAGATACCAGGATCCGATCGGTTCAACCTCGGCCGTGCCTGTAAAAAAAGGTCCGCTCGTATTGGGTCCCCAAGGAAGAAAAGGGGGAGCCAGAGCCTGGAATTCCTTCGAGATATCACTATCGCTCGAAAAGGGAACGGCCGATGGCATTTCACCGGTGCCCGCCCCCATCACCGGTGAATCTGCCCAAACCAACTCTGGAATCAAGAGAACCACTACTGAAAATAAGACACAAAAAAAACGCAAGACTTCCCCTGGTCGCATCCGCACCATTTTAAGACCCCTTGGAATCAAGAATCGTTTATCGTCAGGCAGCCATTACTGCCGGGAGATCGTATTTGAGAGATCGTGTTTCTTTAAGAGGATTGCCAGGGCATGGGAGGACTCCCCATTATGAAGAAGAGCTTCCGCCATGATTTTCCGATAACCCTTTGGCCACTTCTGCCGGGGCTCGATCAGTGAAAGGAGTGAAAGTCCTCTCTGATATTCATGATGGGCGATCAAAATTCGGGCTTCATTCAGGATATAGGGCTCATCGTTGCTTCCCGGTTTCAATGCCCGGGCCTGCTCCAGAAAACCGACCGCTTTCCGGGTATGGCCTTCCTTAAAGGCAATAAGAGCCATATTGTTCAGGATAGAAGGCTCTTCTGGATTGTCTTTCAATGCTTTTCTCAGATCCAGGCTGGCCAGCTGAAGCTTGCCGCCCTGAATCTCAGCGTAGGCTTTTTTCTCATGAATATAGGCTCTGACAGCCGGTTCAGTCGTTTCCGCACATCCGGAAAGAAACACTGCCAACAGAAAAACAGACAATCCTGTTCTCAAATGAAAGACTGTTTTTAAAATCATCACGCAACTCCTGCCATTCTTTTTGTCATTGGAAAGGACCTCCCCCGGGACACTCCCGGGAGAGATCCTCTGATTCCTAAGCCCATGGAAGTAATTCTTTCATGGCCTCTTTTTTTATTTTTTGACCCGACTAGGGCACAAGCCGACCCATGGTTCCTGGGCCAGAAAGGACATCCTGAAGATCCTTCACAATCCTCCTGAACCAGTGGATCAGTCGATCCAATACAGTTTCCATTTTTCGCATGGTTTACCTCCATCGGAGATGCTTTCTGAAGGCTCAAAAAGGGCATCAACAGCCCGAGCCTAAAAAAGGCAAGACTCTCCGTCATTTAAGTTGTTGAATGGATGAATCAAATGTGCGGAGGAAAAGGAGGCGAAAAAGGGAAAAACACAGGAAGAACAGAACAGCGATCGAAAAACGGACATCAATCAGTCAGTCGCTGCACCCCCTTTTCCATCCGCATGGGACTAGGACCTTCGTCCACAATGACTCCTTCACTTTTGGGCGGTACCCGTTTTAAAAATCTCTTAAAAAAAACGGCCCGTCGCTCTTTTTTCCCGAAACTGCCAGACAATCATCCGACACCGGCAGCGTTGAATGACAAAAATACGGGAACCCTATTCCCGTACCCGCTTTTTTGAGGGAGGATCACGATCATTGCATCAATGATAATCCGGACACTCTCAAAAGCGTCCACATTATGTACTCCCCTAGAGTATATGTCAAGTCTTTTTTTATGACCGGACACACTCCCTTCTTCCGGAGCCATCGCATCTTCAGAAGCGCCCAAAAACCGAAATTGATTTTAAAACCGGCCCTCGCAAGAGGGGTAAAGAGAGGGAGCCTTCATTTTTGAAGGGAAGGATTCCCCACCGCATCCCGATCTAATGGCCAGAAGAGGGAAAACCGGGGTCGTTTTCGGCTTTTTCCGGGTTTTCCCCTCTCTTTTGGACGCAGGTTCCCCTCCGATCCGGTCGGGTGCGTTTTCAGGGAGGCGTGGACGAAGAGGGAAGTCTTACGGACTTCCTTCCCGGCACCAGAGCCGCCAGCACCTCTCCCGAAAGCTCCGAAAGGGGGCCAGAACATCCTCCGCCACCTTGAGAACGAGAACGCCCGCATGACGCACCACTTTCCC
Encoded proteins:
- a CDS encoding DEAD/DEAH box helicase is translated as MSFSALGLSEEIVRAVTERGYLTPTPIQVAAIPAVLSGRDLMAGAQTGTGKTAGFTLPIIEILSRKNDKKEKGRRVPVKALILTPTRELAAQVEESVVEYGKHMKLSSTVIFGGVSINPQIQKLRTGVDILVATPGRLLDHVQQRTLDLSHVEILVLDEADRMLDMGFIRDIRKIISLLPKTRQNLLFSATFSDEIKSLSSSILKDPILIEITPSGKPVEKVSQKIYLVDRDKKRAVLSKLIKQHDWFQILVFTRTKHGANRLAEQLNKDGISSLAIHGNKSQGARTHALAEFKTGTLHVLVATDIAARGIDISELPHVVNFDLPNVPEDYVHRIGRTARAGAEGEAISLVCIDEHKLLEGIERLIKISLPREVVPGFEPDPNAKAEPIDNGQGRRGFSGRPKPSSRSPQKTSSGNDRSGGGESRRSGSSEGRTRRG
- a CDS encoding GNAT family protein, translated to MSFIIELFDPQKIYTDYKKFNCGHSVTDSFVRSSLRNQIMQGFSVGYALLDTSQNDRFVGFFTIANHSISMNQLTALNLGSLPKTIPCVRLIMLGVNKRDSRAGLGKQLINLAFDLVKISSESIGCFGMYLDADPQAIDFYTSLGFSLLEGNKNPHPSPMFIPVSAIP
- a CDS encoding type II toxin-antitoxin system TacA family antitoxin, which codes for MSTIAVKNARVELKTTKEAKELLSKAAILDGLDLSSFMLAAAIEKARAILRDHTSIALSEEGQILLSRLLQAHPMPTDKMIELRSLPRLPVRNE
- a CDS encoding tetratricopeptide repeat protein; this translates as MILKTVFHLRTGLSVFLLAVFLSGCAETTEPAVRAYIHEKKAYAEIQGGKLQLASLDLRKALKDNPEEPSILNNMALIAFKEGHTRKAVGFLEQARALKPGSNDEPYILNEARILIAHHEYQRGLSLLSLIEPRQKWPKGYRKIMAEALLHNGESSHALAILLKKHDLSNTISRQ